In one Salvelinus sp. IW2-2015 linkage group LG26, ASM291031v2, whole genome shotgun sequence genomic region, the following are encoded:
- the ldhbb gene encoding L-lactate dehydrogenase B-A chain isoform X1, producing MLITWWYLYLAARSIVKQTLNMASILQKLITPLFSGTPEPARNKVTVVGVGQVGMACAVSILLRELADELALVDVMEDKLKGEMMDLQHGSLFLKTPKIVASKDYSVTANSRIVVVTAGVRQQEGESRLNLVQRNVNIFKHIIPQIIKHSPKCIIIVVSNPVDVLTYVTWKLSGLPKHRVIGSGTNLDSARFRYLMADKLGIHATSFNGWILGEHGDTSVPVWSGTNVAGVNLQTLNPDIGTDADQENWKETHKQVVDSAYEVIKLKGYTNWAIGLSVADLTESLIRNMNRIHPVSTMVKGMYGIDDEVYLSLPCVLNAGGVASVINMTLTDDEIGQIKQSADTLWDIQKDLTDV from the exons ATGTTGATTACATGGTGGTATTTATACCTCGCAGCTCGGAGCATCGTCAAACAAA CGTTGAACATGGCCTCTATCCTTCAGAAGCTCATCACACCCCTGTTCAGTGGGACCCCTGAGCCCGCCAGGAACAAGGTGACCGTGGTGGGGGTCGGCCAGGTGGGCATGGCCTGTGCTGTCAGTATCCTGCTCAGG gagctGGCTGATGAGCTGGCCTTGGTGGATGTGATGGAGGACAAGTTGAAGGGAGAGATGATGGATCTGCAGCAYGGCAGCCTCTTCCTCAAAACGCCCAAGATAGTCGCCAGCAAAG ACTACTCTGTGACGGCGAACTCTCGTATCGTCGTGGTAACAGCGGGCGTTCgtcagcaggagggagagagcaggttGAACCTGGTTCAGAGGAACGTCAACATCTTCAAACACATCATCCCTCAGATCATAAAACACTCCCCCAAGTGCATCATCATCGTGGTCTCCAACCCAG TTGATGTGCTGACCTACGTGACCTGGAAGTTGAGCGGCCTGCCCAAGCACCGTGTCATCGGCAGCGGCACCAACCTGGACTCTGCCCGTTTCCGTTACCTGATGGCCGACAAACTGGGCATCCATGCTACCAGCTTCAACGGATGGATCCTGGGAGAACACGGAGACAccagtg TCCCTGTGTGGAGCGGCACTAACGTAGCAGGTGTTAACCTGCAGACACTGAACCCTGACATCGGTACTGATGCTGACcaggagaactggaaggagactCACAAACAGGTGGTTGACAG TGCCTATGAGGTGATCAAGTTGAAGGGCTATACTAACTGGGCCATTGGCCTGAGTGTAGCTGACCTCACCGAGAGCCTCATCAGGAACATGAACAGGATCCACCCTGTCTCCACCATGGTGAAG GGCATGTACGGGATCGATGACGAGGTGTACTTGAGCCTGCCGTGCGTGCTGAATGCTGGGGGCGTGGCCAGCGTGATCAACATGACCCTGACGGATGACGAGATCGGCCAAATTAAACAGAGCGCTGACACGCTGTGGGACATCCAGAAGGACCTGACTGACGTGTAG
- the ldhbb gene encoding L-lactate dehydrogenase B-A chain isoform X2, translating to MASILQKLITPLFSGTPEPARNKVTVVGVGQVGMACAVSILLRELADELALVDVMEDKLKGEMMDLQHGSLFLKTPKIVASKDYSVTANSRIVVVTAGVRQQEGESRLNLVQRNVNIFKHIIPQIIKHSPKCIIIVVSNPVDVLTYVTWKLSGLPKHRVIGSGTNLDSARFRYLMADKLGIHATSFNGWILGEHGDTSVPVWSGTNVAGVNLQTLNPDIGTDADQENWKETHKQVVDSAYEVIKLKGYTNWAIGLSVADLTESLIRNMNRIHPVSTMVKGMYGIDDEVYLSLPCVLNAGGVASVINMTLTDDEIGQIKQSADTLWDIQKDLTDV from the exons ATGGCCTCTATCCTTCAGAAGCTCATCACACCCCTGTTCAGTGGGACCCCTGAGCCCGCCAGGAACAAGGTGACCGTGGTGGGGGTCGGCCAGGTGGGCATGGCCTGTGCTGTCAGTATCCTGCTCAGG gagctGGCTGATGAGCTGGCCTTGGTGGATGTGATGGAGGACAAGTTGAAGGGAGAGATGATGGATCTGCAGCAYGGCAGCCTCTTCCTCAAAACGCCCAAGATAGTCGCCAGCAAAG ACTACTCTGTGACGGCGAACTCTCGTATCGTCGTGGTAACAGCGGGCGTTCgtcagcaggagggagagagcaggttGAACCTGGTTCAGAGGAACGTCAACATCTTCAAACACATCATCCCTCAGATCATAAAACACTCCCCCAAGTGCATCATCATCGTGGTCTCCAACCCAG TTGATGTGCTGACCTACGTGACCTGGAAGTTGAGCGGCCTGCCCAAGCACCGTGTCATCGGCAGCGGCACCAACCTGGACTCTGCCCGTTTCCGTTACCTGATGGCCGACAAACTGGGCATCCATGCTACCAGCTTCAACGGATGGATCCTGGGAGAACACGGAGACAccagtg TCCCTGTGTGGAGCGGCACTAACGTAGCAGGTGTTAACCTGCAGACACTGAACCCTGACATCGGTACTGATGCTGACcaggagaactggaaggagactCACAAACAGGTGGTTGACAG TGCCTATGAGGTGATCAAGTTGAAGGGCTATACTAACTGGGCCATTGGCCTGAGTGTAGCTGACCTCACCGAGAGCCTCATCAGGAACATGAACAGGATCCACCCTGTCTCCACCATGGTGAAG GGCATGTACGGGATCGATGACGAGGTGTACTTGAGCCTGCCGTGCGTGCTGAATGCTGGGGGCGTGGCCAGCGTGATCAACATGACCCTGACGGATGACGAGATCGGCCAAATTAAACAGAGCGCTGACACGCTGTGGGACATCCAGAAGGACCTGACTGACGTGTAG